From the genome of Nicotiana sylvestris chromosome 2, ASM39365v2, whole genome shotgun sequence, one region includes:
- the LOC138885144 gene encoding uncharacterized protein has translation MVLQGGTKEVFIGEDGVLRLQGRLCVPNVVGLRERILEEAHSLWYSIHPGALKMYRDLRQHYWWRRIKKDIVELTKSAHFIPVATTYTTERYAQISIREIVRLHGVPVSIISDRGPQFTSHF, from the exons ATGGTACTTCAGGGGGGTACCAAGGAGGTTtttattggcgaggatggtgttttgcgactccagggtcgcctatgtgttcctaatgttgttggtttgagggagaggattctagaggaggcacacagtttgtggtattctattcacccgggagCTTTAAAGATGTATCgcgacttgaggcagcattattggtggcgaaggataaagaaagatatagtgga gttgaccaagtcggcccaCTTCATTCCAGTGGCGACTACTTATACAACAGAGAGGTATGCTCAGATTtccattcgggagatagtccggttgcatggtgtgcctgtttccatcatatcagatagaggtcctcagttcacttcccatttctag